The Roseibium sp. Sym1 nucleotide sequence ACAGGCCGCCATGGATGGTCACGACCGTCGGCGTGCCGCAGGCCATGGCTTCCACCGCGGTCATGCCGAAAGGCTCATAGCGCGAGGGCAAGGCGAAGATGCCCGGTCCCCGGTAGAAATCGGCAAGATCCTCGTCGGCGACATAACCGCGCCAGCTGATGGCGTCCGCGACCCCCTTGTCGGCGGCAACCTGTTTCCACTGGGCCAGCAATTCCTTGTCGCTGTCGGAATTCGCGCCCGCCGCCAGCACAAGTCTTGCCTCCGGCTGCAGCTTCAATAGGCTCGGCAGCGCCTCAATGATCAGGTCATAGCCCTTGTTCTCGGCTGCGCGGCCGACAACGTAGACGTCGGTTTCCCTCAGGTCGTGCTTCTTGCGCGCCGCCGCCACCTTGTCCGGCGTTGCCGGTGTGAACCGGCCCTCGTCGATGCCCGGCGGAATCATGGTGATGTGTTCGCGTGGCAACTGGTACTGCTCGACGATCAGGTCCGTCTGCTGTTCGGTGGTGGCGATGATGTGGTCGCAGTTGCGATAAAGCACGAATTCCTTCTGGATCCGCTCCTCGAACCGGTAACCGGTCATTTCCGCCTCGTCGGCACCGACCATGTCGTGCTCTTTCCACCAGCCGAGCGAATGCGGGGTGTGGATGTGCGGGATCTGCAGTTCCTCCGCGATCTTCTGCCCCGACACGCCAGCGTCCCAGTAGTGCGAGTTTATGACGTCGTATTGCAGACCCCTGTGGCGGATCATGGCCAGCGTGTTTGTGACAAAGTCGCCGTACCAGTCGTGCATGTCCTCCTTGCGGATGAAGTCCTTTCCGCCGAAGGGGATGCGCACGACACGCAGGTTTTCGTTGATGATGTCCTCGGCGGGCTGGTCCTCGAACTGACGCGTCAGCACATCGACACGATAGCCCAGGCGGGCGAACCGTTTCGCCAGTTCCAGGACGAAGACCACCTGTCCGCCGGTGTCCGGTTTGCCCAGCTCGGGCGATCCGGCGACATAGC carries:
- a CDS encoding glycosyltransferase, with product MTKQTIGSLLMISLHGYVAGSPELGKPDTGGQVVFVLELAKRFARLGYRVDVLTRQFEDQPAEDIINENLRVVRIPFGGKDFIRKEDMHDWYGDFVTNTLAMIRHRGLQYDVINSHYWDAGVSGQKIAEELQIPHIHTPHSLGWWKEHDMVGADEAEMTGYRFEERIQKEFVLYRNCDHIIATTEQQTDLIVEQYQLPREHITMIPPGIDEGRFTPATPDKVAAARKKHDLRETDVYVVGRAAENKGYDLIIEALPSLLKLQPEARLVLAAGANSDSDKELLAQWKQVAADKGVADAISWRGYVADEDLADFYRGPGIFALPSRYEPFGMTAVEAMACGTPTVVTIHGGLFEQIEFGRHALVADPKRPEEFAAMLNMPMQYGWMRETLSVEGARFARRVFGWTGIARRTLQVFEQFKGRYDDLKTDDLALG